The Acholeplasma laidlawii PG-8A DNA window GACAACAATCGATACTTTAGCTTCTTTTCTCAAGTTTTACCAACCCTATTTCTTTTATAAGCACTATGATACATGTTCATTATAAATTAATTTATATAAAAGATAATTTATAACACATTTTATTATACAATGTTAATCTAGAATTGTCATTCAAAGTTACCATATTCATAAAATATAAACTACTCAAATAAAAATTTTTGAGTAGTTTATATCATAAGTTTAATCTATAATTAACATGTCTTGTGCATCAAACTTCCACATCGGTCCATATGCAACTTCCCAATAATAGCCGTCTAAATCTCTAAAATAGCCACTATAGCCACCCCATGATGTTGTTTGGGGCTTTTTAATGATTACGCCACCATGATGTTTGACAAGTGCCATCAATTCATCTACAGCTTCTTTTGTTTTCATATTACAAGCTAATGTAATACCGCTAAACCCTGTTGTTTGAATGACCGGTGGATTATTATCATTAATATCTTTAGCAAGCTCCTCTACCGGAAATAATTCTAACTTTGTACCATTATTGTTAAAAAAGACAATTGGTGCACCAAATTGGGCATTTGTTTTAAAGCCTAATGCTTTAAAAAATGCTAAAGACTTATCCATATTTTTAACACCCAAACAAATAAGGTTAATCCGGTTGATCATATTTACTCCTAACCTAGTAACTTTTTATTTTACTATTTTATGCTTATGAGGAAGCGTTCCTCCAGATAAAGTAACCACATCATTTTCAGCAATTAAAGCGTGAGGTTCAATTGCTAAAATGCCTTGTTTGAGTTCTAATATATTCTTACGGTGGGTAAATAGCATAAGTACTTGAACTTCTGTTTTTAACCCTTTTCCTTGAACGGTTGTTAATCCAATTTTTTTATCTCGAATATATTTCGCTATAATTTCGCTATTTTTGATTGGAATGATAATGTTTAACATCACTTTTCCAAACGCCATCTTCTTTTCAACAATAGAACCTGCTATCACACCTACACCATAACCTAATGCATAGACG harbors:
- a CDS encoding VOC family protein — encoded protein: MNRINLICLGVKNMDKSLAFFKALGFKTNAQFGAPIVFFNNNGTKLELFPVEELAKDINDNNPPVIQTTGFSGITLACNMKTKEAVDELMALVKHHGGVIIKKPQTTSWGGYSGYFRDLDGYYWEVAYGPMWKFDAQDMLIID
- a CDS encoding DUF2179 domain-containing protein; amino-acid sequence: MIDFILDFLLAAPWYTVLFVFVAKVVEVTLSTVRIIIVNRGFKLQGALVSFIEVLIWVFVASQVVNDVKTAPLLGIVYALGYGVGVIAGSIVEKKMAFGKVMLNIIIPIKNSEIIAKYIRDKKIGLTTVQGKGLKTEVQVLMLFTHRKNILELKQGILAIEPHALIAENDVVTLSGGTLPHKHKIVK